A stretch of the Nothobranchius furzeri strain GRZ-AD chromosome 5, NfurGRZ-RIMD1, whole genome shotgun sequence genome encodes the following:
- the coq3 gene encoding ubiquinone biosynthesis O-methyltransferase, mitochondrial isoform X2: MPSARFVSHTTVDPEEVKRFQSLANKWWDEQGEFAALHAMNDLRVPFVRDNLLNVQWEHHPGKPLAGLRILDVGCGGGLLTEPLGRLGANVLGLDPVEDSIRIAQQHLSHDLDLCDQVSYRACTLEQLSGEGNEEQQEQSGEWSEGQFDAVVASEVVEHLADLETFAICCNRVLKPGGSLFITTINKTNLSYALAIVVAEQLLHIVPSGTHDWEKFISPVELERLLESNGFSVQSVQGMMYNPLSGAWCWTNSTAINYALHAVKENHDAEDSCSHPEDVPADKHS, from the exons ATGCCCAGTGCTCGATTTGTCTCCCACACCACCGTGGACCCCGAGGAGGTGAAGAGGTTCCAGTCACTGGCCAACAAGTGGTGGGATGAACAGGGAGAATTTGCTGCCCTTCATGCAATGAATGACCTCAGGGTGCCTTTTGTAAG GGATAATCTGTTGAACGTGCAATGGGAGCATCACCCTGGGAAACCACTCGCAGGGCTGAGAATCCTGGATGTCGGCTGTGGTGGAGGCCTCCTCACAGAG CCTCTGGGTCGCCTGGGAGCCAACGTGCTGGGATTAGATCCAGTAGAAGACAGCATCCGCATCGCCCAGCAGCATTTGTCACATGACCTGGACCTTTGTGACCAGGTGTCCTACCGGGCCTGCACGCTGGAGCAGCTGTCTGGCGAGGGAAATGAAGAGCAGCAGGAGCAGAGTGGAGAATGGAGCGAGGGCCAGTTTGATGCAGTTGTAGCATCAGAAGTTGTGGAGCATCTGGCTGACTTGGAAACATTCGCCATCTGCTGTAACCGTGTACTGAAG CCGGGCGGTTCACTGTTCATCACCACCATAAATAAAACCAATCTCTCCTATGCGCTGGCTATTGTTGTAGCAGAGCAACTACTACACATTGTTCCCAGTGGGACACATGACTGGGAGAAGTTCATCAGTCCAGTAGAGCTAGAGCGCCTCCTGGAGTCCA ATGGTTTTTCAGTGCAGTCTGTCCAAGGAATGATGTACAACCCTCTATCTGGAGCCTGGTGCTGGACCAACAGCACCGCCATCAACTACGCCCTTCACGCAGTGAAAGAGAACCATGATGCTGAGGACAGCTGCAGCCACCCAGAGGACGTTCCTGCTGACAAACACAGCTGA
- the coq3 gene encoding ubiquinone biosynthesis O-methyltransferase, mitochondrial isoform X1, giving the protein MSSRWQPRHSLSRQSKTTEKEVAEEEDLANPCCYEPCPFGSLMFGLHSLKPASVFGLVRRAAGLSGITRTTVCQQRSAELHQSGVAMPSARFVSHTTVDPEEVKRFQSLANKWWDEQGEFAALHAMNDLRVPFVRDNLLNVQWEHHPGKPLAGLRILDVGCGGGLLTEPLGRLGANVLGLDPVEDSIRIAQQHLSHDLDLCDQVSYRACTLEQLSGEGNEEQQEQSGEWSEGQFDAVVASEVVEHLADLETFAICCNRVLKPGGSLFITTINKTNLSYALAIVVAEQLLHIVPSGTHDWEKFISPVELERLLESNGFSVQSVQGMMYNPLSGAWCWTNSTAINYALHAVKENHDAEDSCSHPEDVPADKHS; this is encoded by the exons ATGTCCAGTAGGTGGCAGCCAAGACACAGCTTGTCTCGCCAAAGTAAAACCACCGAAAAAGAAGTAGCGGAAGAGGAGGACCTAGCTAATCCGTGTTGTTATGAACCGTGCCCGTTTGGGTCCCTGATGTTTGGCCTACACAGCCTTAAACCGGCCTCTGTGTTCGGGCTGGTCCGGAGAGCGGCTGGGCTGAGCGGGATAACCCGGACCACGGTGTGTCAGCAGCGGAGCGCCGAGCTCCACCAGAGCGG TGTCGCCATGCCCAGTGCTCGATTTGTCTCCCACACCACCGTGGACCCCGAGGAGGTGAAGAGGTTCCAGTCACTGGCCAACAAGTGGTGGGATGAACAGGGAGAATTTGCTGCCCTTCATGCAATGAATGACCTCAGGGTGCCTTTTGTAAG GGATAATCTGTTGAACGTGCAATGGGAGCATCACCCTGGGAAACCACTCGCAGGGCTGAGAATCCTGGATGTCGGCTGTGGTGGAGGCCTCCTCACAGAG CCTCTGGGTCGCCTGGGAGCCAACGTGCTGGGATTAGATCCAGTAGAAGACAGCATCCGCATCGCCCAGCAGCATTTGTCACATGACCTGGACCTTTGTGACCAGGTGTCCTACCGGGCCTGCACGCTGGAGCAGCTGTCTGGCGAGGGAAATGAAGAGCAGCAGGAGCAGAGTGGAGAATGGAGCGAGGGCCAGTTTGATGCAGTTGTAGCATCAGAAGTTGTGGAGCATCTGGCTGACTTGGAAACATTCGCCATCTGCTGTAACCGTGTACTGAAG CCGGGCGGTTCACTGTTCATCACCACCATAAATAAAACCAATCTCTCCTATGCGCTGGCTATTGTTGTAGCAGAGCAACTACTACACATTGTTCCCAGTGGGACACATGACTGGGAGAAGTTCATCAGTCCAGTAGAGCTAGAGCGCCTCCTGGAGTCCA ATGGTTTTTCAGTGCAGTCTGTCCAAGGAATGATGTACAACCCTCTATCTGGAGCCTGGTGCTGGACCAACAGCACCGCCATCAACTACGCCCTTCACGCAGTGAAAGAGAACCATGATGCTGAGGACAGCTGCAGCCACCCAGAGGACGTTCCTGCTGACAAACACAGCTGA